The following are encoded together in the Marmota flaviventris isolate mMarFla1 chromosome 18, mMarFla1.hap1, whole genome shotgun sequence genome:
- the Mamstr gene encoding MEF2-activating motif and SAP domain-containing transcriptional regulator isoform X1 has protein sequence MTLAASSQRSQIIRSKFRSVLQLRIHRRNQDPTSDSDPWISASGPALAPALPLVPASFLFSPGVLLPETEYCPWRSPKKESSKTSQRWSESKPRGNLTYHQYMPPEPRQGSRADPQVERSALGPQGPPLWEGTNSQQLHPRYDPHFSSLGTQKFTSHHPASNPLLMTGSSPEPLLPQDPTLQLPVLLLSDSHPQFLLSHEQKSSPMVLLPQRPRILGCHFPTFSRAPVYEDLNMPFLSLSLLNCSSLTTIARMKPTPLTPFQPGVPSPSPPPHKLELQTLKLEELTVSELRQQLRLRGLPVSGTKSMLLERMRGGAPPRERQKPRREDGAAGAPWPRLRPKALGTSRRQGTTKSNPASHKPPPPRAAESLVTAPAPPPPPPPPPPPPPPPPPPATALTASSAPLTLEEELQEAIRRAQLLPNRGIDDILEDQMEPDDPLPPIPLDFPGSFDVLSPSPDSEGLSSVFSSSLPTPTNSPSTSPRGPTDSLDWLEALSGGPPLGSGPPAPSIFSADLSDSSGTRLWDLLEDPW, from the exons ATGACCCTGGCAGCTTCCTCCCAGCGCTCCCAAATCATCCGCTCCAAGTTCCGATCTG TCCTCCAGCTTCGGATCCACAGACGGAATCAGGACCCCA CCTCAGATTCAGATCCGTGGATCTCAGCCTCCGGCCCAGCTCTGGCCCCAGCTTTGCCCTTGGTCCCTGCCTCTTTCCTCTTCAGCCCTGGCGTCTTGCTCCCTGAGACGGAATATTGTCCTTGGAGGTCCCCAAAGAAG GAGTCTTCCAAGACCTCCCAACGCTGGAGCGAATCCAAGCCCAGGGGAAACTTAACATACCACCAGTACATGCCCCCGGAGCCGAGACAAGGGTCCAGGGCAGACCCCCAAGTTGAGAGGTCAGCCCTGGGTCCCCAGGGGCCACCTCTGTGGGAAGGGACAAACTCACAGCAGCTACATCCTAGGTATGACCCTCATTTCTCTTCTCTGGGGACCCAGAAATTCACATCCCATCATCCTGCCTCAAATCCACTGCTCATGACAGGGTCCAGTCCGGAGCCCCTCCTTCCCCAGGACCCAACTCTCCAGCTCCCAGTCCTTCTCCTTTCAGACTCACACCCCCAGTTCCTCCTCTCCCACGAACAGAAATCTAGCCCCATGGTCTTGCTTCCTCAGAGACCCAGAATTCTGGGCTGTCACTTTCCTACATTTTCTAGAGCCCCTGTTTATGAGGACCTTAATatgccttttctctctctgtcccttctAAACTGTTCCTCCCTCACGACCATCGCCAGAATGAAGCCCACTCCCCTCACTCCCTTCCAACCAGGagtccccagcccttctcccccTCCACACAAGTTGGAACTTCAGACCCTTAAACTGGAGGAGCTGACG GTCTCAGAGCTCCGGCAGCAGCTGCGCCTGCGGGGCCTCCCGGTGTCCGGGACCAAGTCGATGCTCCTGGAGCGCATGCGCGGCGGTGCCCCGCCCCGCGAGCGGCAAAAGCCGCGGCGGGAGGACGGCGCGGCGGGTGCTCCCTGGCCACGCCTCAGgcccaaggccctgggaaccTCCCGGCGGCAGGGCACG ACCAAGTCGAATCCGGCGTCTCACAAGCCACCTCCTCCACGAGCGGCCGAGAGCCTAGTGACCGCTCCGGCTccgcctccgccgccgccgccgcctcctcctcctcctcctcctccgccgccTCCGGCCACAGCCCTAACAGCTTCCTCAGCGCCCCTGACGCTGGAGGAGGAGCTGCAGGAAGCCATCCGGAGGGCGCAG CTGCTTCCGAATCGGGGCATTGATGACATCCTGGAGGACCAGATGGAGCCTGATG ACCCGCTGCCCCCCATTCCTCTGGATTTTCCTGGCTCCTTCGACGTGCTGTCCCCCTCCCCGGACTCTGAAGGCCTCTCATCTGTCTTCTCCTCGTCACTCCCAACCCCCACGAACTCCCCATCCACCTCTCCCAGAGGCCCCACGGATTCCTTGGACTGGTTAGAGGCCCTGAGTGGGGGTCCTCCACTGGGCTCTGGCCCTCCAGCCCCCAGCATCTTCTCTGCTGACTTATCTGACTCCAGTGGCACCCGGCTCTGGGACCTGCTGGAGGATCCGTGGTGA
- the Mamstr gene encoding MEF2-activating motif and SAP domain-containing transcriptional regulator isoform X2, whose product MPPEPRQGSRADPQVERSALGPQGPPLWEGTNSQQLHPRYDPHFSSLGTQKFTSHHPASNPLLMTGSSPEPLLPQDPTLQLPVLLLSDSHPQFLLSHEQKSSPMVLLPQRPRILGCHFPTFSRAPVYEDLNMPFLSLSLLNCSSLTTIARMKPTPLTPFQPGVPSPSPPPHKLELQTLKLEELTTKSNPASHKPPPPRAAESLVTAPAPPPPPPPPPPPPPPPPPPATALTASSAPLTLEEELQEAIRRAQLLPNRGIDDILEDQMEPDDPLPPIPLDFPGSFDVLSPSPDSEGLSSVFSSSLPTPTNSPSTSPRGPTDSLDWLEALSGGPPLGSGPPAPSIFSADLSDSSGTRLWDLLEDPW is encoded by the exons ATGCCCCCGGAGCCGAGACAAGGGTCCAGGGCAGACCCCCAAGTTGAGAGGTCAGCCCTGGGTCCCCAGGGGCCACCTCTGTGGGAAGGGACAAACTCACAGCAGCTACATCCTAGGTATGACCCTCATTTCTCTTCTCTGGGGACCCAGAAATTCACATCCCATCATCCTGCCTCAAATCCACTGCTCATGACAGGGTCCAGTCCGGAGCCCCTCCTTCCCCAGGACCCAACTCTCCAGCTCCCAGTCCTTCTCCTTTCAGACTCACACCCCCAGTTCCTCCTCTCCCACGAACAGAAATCTAGCCCCATGGTCTTGCTTCCTCAGAGACCCAGAATTCTGGGCTGTCACTTTCCTACATTTTCTAGAGCCCCTGTTTATGAGGACCTTAATatgccttttctctctctgtcccttctAAACTGTTCCTCCCTCACGACCATCGCCAGAATGAAGCCCACTCCCCTCACTCCCTTCCAACCAGGagtccccagcccttctcccccTCCACACAAGTTGGAACTTCAGACCCTTAAACTGGAGGAGCTGACG ACCAAGTCGAATCCGGCGTCTCACAAGCCACCTCCTCCACGAGCGGCCGAGAGCCTAGTGACCGCTCCGGCTccgcctccgccgccgccgccgcctcctcctcctcctcctcctccgccgccTCCGGCCACAGCCCTAACAGCTTCCTCAGCGCCCCTGACGCTGGAGGAGGAGCTGCAGGAAGCCATCCGGAGGGCGCAG CTGCTTCCGAATCGGGGCATTGATGACATCCTGGAGGACCAGATGGAGCCTGATG ACCCGCTGCCCCCCATTCCTCTGGATTTTCCTGGCTCCTTCGACGTGCTGTCCCCCTCCCCGGACTCTGAAGGCCTCTCATCTGTCTTCTCCTCGTCACTCCCAACCCCCACGAACTCCCCATCCACCTCTCCCAGAGGCCCCACGGATTCCTTGGACTGGTTAGAGGCCCTGAGTGGGGGTCCTCCACTGGGCTCTGGCCCTCCAGCCCCCAGCATCTTCTCTGCTGACTTATCTGACTCCAGTGGCACCCGGCTCTGGGACCTGCTGGAGGATCCGTGGTGA
- the Mamstr gene encoding MEF2-activating motif and SAP domain-containing transcriptional regulator isoform X4 — protein sequence MPPEPRQGSRADPQVERSALGPQGPPLWEGTNSQQLHPRMKPTPLTPFQPGVPSPSPPPHKLELQTLKLEELTTKSNPASHKPPPPRAAESLVTAPAPPPPPPPPPPPPPPPPPPATALTASSAPLTLEEELQEAIRRAQLLPNRGIDDILEDQMEPDDPLPPIPLDFPGSFDVLSPSPDSEGLSSVFSSSLPTPTNSPSTSPRGPTDSLDWLEALSGGPPLGSGPPAPSIFSADLSDSSGTRLWDLLEDPW from the exons ATGCCCCCGGAGCCGAGACAAGGGTCCAGGGCAGACCCCCAAGTTGAGAGGTCAGCCCTGGGTCCCCAGGGGCCACCTCTGTGGGAAGGGACAAACTCACAGCAGCTACATCCTAG AATGAAGCCCACTCCCCTCACTCCCTTCCAACCAGGagtccccagcccttctcccccTCCACACAAGTTGGAACTTCAGACCCTTAAACTGGAGGAGCTGACG ACCAAGTCGAATCCGGCGTCTCACAAGCCACCTCCTCCACGAGCGGCCGAGAGCCTAGTGACCGCTCCGGCTccgcctccgccgccgccgccgcctcctcctcctcctcctcctccgccgccTCCGGCCACAGCCCTAACAGCTTCCTCAGCGCCCCTGACGCTGGAGGAGGAGCTGCAGGAAGCCATCCGGAGGGCGCAG CTGCTTCCGAATCGGGGCATTGATGACATCCTGGAGGACCAGATGGAGCCTGATG ACCCGCTGCCCCCCATTCCTCTGGATTTTCCTGGCTCCTTCGACGTGCTGTCCCCCTCCCCGGACTCTGAAGGCCTCTCATCTGTCTTCTCCTCGTCACTCCCAACCCCCACGAACTCCCCATCCACCTCTCCCAGAGGCCCCACGGATTCCTTGGACTGGTTAGAGGCCCTGAGTGGGGGTCCTCCACTGGGCTCTGGCCCTCCAGCCCCCAGCATCTTCTCTGCTGACTTATCTGACTCCAGTGGCACCCGGCTCTGGGACCTGCTGGAGGATCCGTGGTGA
- the Fut2 gene encoding galactoside alpha-(1,2)-fucosyltransferase 2 — protein MASTPGPFSFPMAHVVLFVFVASAIFHLQQRLARLQPPGEVQTPAPQSARERPTAQQLQGMWTINAVGRLGNQMGQYATLYALAKLNGRPAYIPAQMHSTLAPIFRITLPVLPSTTALSVPWQNYHLNDWMEEQYRHIPGRYVRLTGYPCSWTFYHHLRQEILQEFSLHEHVREEAQQFLRGLRVNGSRPSTFVGVHVRRGDYVRVMPQVWKGVLADRGYLEQAMQRFRERFRSPVFVVTSNGMAWCRQNIDASRGDVVFAGNGIEGSPAKDFALLTQCNHTIMTIGTFGIWAAYLAGGETIYLANYTLPDSPFLKVFKPEAAFLPEWTGIAADLSPLLKH, from the coding sequence ATGGCCAGCACCCCGGGGCCCTTCTCCTTTCCCATGGCACACGTTGTCCTCTTTGTCTTCGTGGCTTCTGCCATCTTTCACCTCCAGCAGCGACTGGCGAGGCTTCAACCCCCAGGGGAGGTGCAGACACCAGCGCCGCAATCCGCAAGAGAGAGGCCCACAGCCCAGCAGCTCCAGGGCATGTGGACCATCAACGCAGTAGGCCGCCTGGGGAACCAGATGGGTCAGTACGCCACGCTGTACGCCCTCGCCAAGCTCAATGGGCGGCCCGCCTACATCCCCGCGCAGATGCACAGCACGCTGGCCCCCATCTTCAGGATCACGCTGCCCGTCCTGCCCAGCACCACGGCCCTCAGCGTCCCGTGGCAGAACTACCACCTCAACGACTGGATGGAGGAGCAGTACCGCCACATCCCGGGGCGCTACGTCCGCCTCACGGGCTACCCCTGCTCCTGGACCTTCTACCACCACCTGCGCCAGGAGATCCTGCAGGAGTTCAGCCTGCACGAGCACGTGCGCGAGGAGGCCCAGCAGTTCCTCAGGGGTCTGCGGGTGAACGGGAGCCGGCCCAGCACCTTCGTGGGGGTGCACGTGCGCCGGGGGGACTACGTGCGTGTCATGCCGCAGGTGTGGAAGGGCGTGCTGGCCGACAGGGGCTACCTGGAACAGGCCATGCAGCGGTTCCGAGAGCGCTTCAGGTCCCCCGTCTTCGTGGTCACCAGCAACGGCATGGCCTGGTGCCGGCAGAACATCGATGCCTCCCGTGGCGACGTGGTGTTCGCCGGCAACGGCATTGAGGGCTCCCCCGCCAAGGACTTTGCACTGCTCACACAGTGCAACCACACCATCATGACCATCGGGACCTTTGGGATCTGGGCCGCCTACCTGGCCGGTGGAGAGACCATCTACCTGGCCAACTACACCCTCCCAGACTCGCCCTTCCTCAAAGTCTTCAAGCCAGAGGCAGCCTTCCTGCCAGAGTGGACGGGGATCGCTGCAGACCTGTCCCCGTTACTCAAGCACTAA
- the Mamstr gene encoding MEF2-activating motif and SAP domain-containing transcriptional regulator isoform X3, which translates to MTLAASSQRSQIIRSKFRSVLQLRIHRRNQDPTSDSDPWISASGPALAPALPLVPASFLFSPGVLLPETEYCPWRSPKKESSKTSQRWSESKPRGNLTYHQYMPPEPRQGSRADPQVERSALGPQGPPLWEGTNSQQLHPRMKPTPLTPFQPGVPSPSPPPHKLELQTLKLEELTVSELRQQLRLRGLPVSGTKSMLLERMRGGAPPRERQKPRREDGAAGAPWPRLRPKALGTSRRQGTTKSNPASHKPPPPRAAESLVTAPAPPPPPPPPPPPPPPPPPPATALTASSAPLTLEEELQEAIRRAQLLPNRGIDDILEDQMEPDDPLPPIPLDFPGSFDVLSPSPDSEGLSSVFSSSLPTPTNSPSTSPRGPTDSLDWLEALSGGPPLGSGPPAPSIFSADLSDSSGTRLWDLLEDPW; encoded by the exons ATGACCCTGGCAGCTTCCTCCCAGCGCTCCCAAATCATCCGCTCCAAGTTCCGATCTG TCCTCCAGCTTCGGATCCACAGACGGAATCAGGACCCCA CCTCAGATTCAGATCCGTGGATCTCAGCCTCCGGCCCAGCTCTGGCCCCAGCTTTGCCCTTGGTCCCTGCCTCTTTCCTCTTCAGCCCTGGCGTCTTGCTCCCTGAGACGGAATATTGTCCTTGGAGGTCCCCAAAGAAG GAGTCTTCCAAGACCTCCCAACGCTGGAGCGAATCCAAGCCCAGGGGAAACTTAACATACCACCAGTACATGCCCCCGGAGCCGAGACAAGGGTCCAGGGCAGACCCCCAAGTTGAGAGGTCAGCCCTGGGTCCCCAGGGGCCACCTCTGTGGGAAGGGACAAACTCACAGCAGCTACATCCTAG AATGAAGCCCACTCCCCTCACTCCCTTCCAACCAGGagtccccagcccttctcccccTCCACACAAGTTGGAACTTCAGACCCTTAAACTGGAGGAGCTGACG GTCTCAGAGCTCCGGCAGCAGCTGCGCCTGCGGGGCCTCCCGGTGTCCGGGACCAAGTCGATGCTCCTGGAGCGCATGCGCGGCGGTGCCCCGCCCCGCGAGCGGCAAAAGCCGCGGCGGGAGGACGGCGCGGCGGGTGCTCCCTGGCCACGCCTCAGgcccaaggccctgggaaccTCCCGGCGGCAGGGCACG ACCAAGTCGAATCCGGCGTCTCACAAGCCACCTCCTCCACGAGCGGCCGAGAGCCTAGTGACCGCTCCGGCTccgcctccgccgccgccgccgcctcctcctcctcctcctcctccgccgccTCCGGCCACAGCCCTAACAGCTTCCTCAGCGCCCCTGACGCTGGAGGAGGAGCTGCAGGAAGCCATCCGGAGGGCGCAG CTGCTTCCGAATCGGGGCATTGATGACATCCTGGAGGACCAGATGGAGCCTGATG ACCCGCTGCCCCCCATTCCTCTGGATTTTCCTGGCTCCTTCGACGTGCTGTCCCCCTCCCCGGACTCTGAAGGCCTCTCATCTGTCTTCTCCTCGTCACTCCCAACCCCCACGAACTCCCCATCCACCTCTCCCAGAGGCCCCACGGATTCCTTGGACTGGTTAGAGGCCCTGAGTGGGGGTCCTCCACTGGGCTCTGGCCCTCCAGCCCCCAGCATCTTCTCTGCTGACTTATCTGACTCCAGTGGCACCCGGCTCTGGGACCTGCTGGAGGATCCGTGGTGA